The following proteins are encoded in a genomic region of Blastopirellula marina:
- a CDS encoding c-type cytochrome domain-containing protein translates to MAVSRAFLTMILIAPTLATAEELADTPAKQVSYFRDVRPIVQANCQGCHQPAKRGGDYLMTDFQGLLASGESGTAAVVAGNPAESYLVELITPVDGKSEMPKGKAPLSETDRQTIVQWIEQGAKDDTPESAKAQYDAEHPPTYVRPPVLTSVAFSPDGATLAVSGYHEVVLQKADGSGEFGRLVGMSERIESIAFSPDGSQLAVAGGSPGRLGELQMWDVTDRKLAYSIPVSYDNVYGVSWSPDGKFVAIGCGDNSVRGYEAATGKQVFFNGAHGDWALDTVFSKDGSHLVSVSRDMAVKLYEVKTQRFVDNVTSITPGALKGGINAVARFPGEDQVLIGGADGTPKIYRLFREKARKIGDDFNKIKDFPEMPGRIYDVAFTSDAKKAVACSSLDGDGFVHVFDVESGKKLLELEGPLHAIYSISVSPDNKRIASVGFDGKIVLHDLESGKQLKQFAAVPISPQTASTK, encoded by the coding sequence ATGGCGGTTTCTCGTGCATTTCTGACGATGATCCTCATCGCGCCGACCCTTGCGACGGCGGAAGAACTGGCCGATACTCCCGCGAAACAGGTCAGCTACTTCCGGGATGTTCGCCCAATTGTTCAAGCCAATTGCCAAGGTTGTCATCAACCGGCGAAACGGGGCGGCGACTATTTAATGACTGATTTCCAGGGGCTTCTAGCCAGTGGCGAGTCTGGAACAGCGGCGGTTGTGGCCGGCAATCCGGCGGAAAGCTATCTAGTCGAATTGATCACTCCGGTCGATGGCAAGTCGGAAATGCCGAAAGGGAAAGCGCCGCTGTCCGAGACCGATCGGCAAACGATCGTGCAGTGGATCGAACAGGGCGCGAAAGACGATACGCCGGAATCCGCCAAGGCGCAGTACGACGCCGAGCATCCTCCGACCTATGTTCGCCCGCCTGTACTGACCAGCGTCGCATTCTCGCCGGATGGAGCAACGCTGGCGGTTAGCGGCTATCACGAAGTGGTCCTTCAGAAAGCCGACGGTAGTGGCGAGTTCGGCCGTTTGGTCGGCATGTCCGAGCGGATCGAATCCATCGCGTTCTCACCCGACGGAAGTCAACTTGCGGTCGCTGGCGGTTCGCCAGGCCGGCTGGGTGAGCTGCAAATGTGGGACGTGACGGATAGGAAGTTGGCCTATTCGATTCCTGTTTCCTATGACAACGTCTATGGTGTCAGTTGGTCTCCGGACGGCAAATTCGTTGCGATCGGCTGTGGCGATAACTCAGTCCGCGGTTACGAGGCCGCAACCGGTAAACAGGTATTCTTTAACGGTGCACATGGAGATTGGGCGCTCGATACGGTCTTCTCGAAGGATGGATCCCACCTGGTTTCGGTCAGCCGTGATATGGCAGTAAAGCTCTACGAAGTGAAGACACAGCGATTCGTTGACAACGTCACTAGCATCACGCCAGGCGCACTTAAAGGGGGCATCAACGCAGTTGCTCGCTTCCCGGGGGAAGACCAGGTCCTGATTGGCGGAGCAGACGGGACGCCGAAGATTTACCGCCTGTTCCGCGAGAAGGCCCGTAAGATCGGCGACGACTTCAACAAGATCAAAGACTTCCCCGAGATGCCTGGCCGCATCTACGACGTCGCGTTTACTTCCGACGCCAAGAAGGCCGTGGCTTGCAGCAGCTTAGATGGCGATGGTTTCGTCCATGTGTTCGACGTCGAAAGCGGCAAGAAGTTGCTTGAACTTGAAGGTCCGCTGCATGCGATTTATTCGATCAGCGTTTCTCCTGACAACAAGCGAATTGCCTCCGTTGGCTTCGACGGCAAGATCGTTCTACATGATTTGGAATCGGGAAAGCAGTTAAAGCAGTTCGCAGCCGTCCCCATTTCACCACAGACCGCATCGACCAAATAA
- the queC gene encoding 7-cyano-7-deazaguanine synthase QueC produces the protein MAKVVVVVSGGMDSATLLYYILAEGHETRAISVDYGQRHVKELDYARQLCEGVNVPHQVADLSAINPIFGNNSLSGRDMEVPEGHYAEESMKQTVVPNRNMLLLSVAIASAAANKFNAVAYGAHSGDHAIYPDCRPEFAEAMDQAARLCDWNPIELWRPFVHLDKGQIAKRGVDLGVPFEKTWTCYKGLDLHCGKCGACVERKEAFSGNGLLDPTQYAD, from the coding sequence ATGGCAAAGGTTGTGGTCGTAGTTTCTGGCGGAATGGATTCGGCCACGCTCCTTTATTACATTCTGGCGGAAGGTCACGAAACTCGGGCCATTTCGGTCGACTATGGGCAGCGCCATGTGAAAGAGTTGGATTATGCCCGTCAACTGTGTGAAGGAGTGAACGTTCCGCACCAGGTTGCCGATCTTTCTGCGATCAATCCGATCTTCGGCAATAACAGCTTATCTGGCCGCGACATGGAAGTTCCTGAAGGGCATTATGCGGAAGAAAGTATGAAGCAAACGGTTGTCCCGAACCGTAACATGCTGCTTCTATCGGTTGCGATTGCGTCGGCAGCGGCCAATAAGTTCAATGCCGTCGCTTATGGAGCCCACAGCGGCGATCATGCGATTTACCCAGATTGTCGCCCTGAATTTGCCGAGGCAATGGACCAGGCCGCGCGGCTTTGCGACTGGAATCCCATCGAATTGTGGCGTCCCTTCGTCCATTTGGACAAAGGACAGATTGCCAAACGGGGAGTCGATCTGGGGGTTCCGTTTGAGAAGACATGGACCTGTTACAAAGGCCTCGATCTACACTGCGGCAAGTGCGGGGCCTGCGTCGAGCGAAAGGAAGCATTCAGCGGGAACGGCCTGCTCGATCCGACCCAGTATGCCGACTAA
- a CDS encoding FHA domain-containing protein codes for MASITLRIIDGADRGAVYEGLETPVSIGREEGNTLQLKDDRVSRFHLKIQEDHNKIVLTDLESTNGTRVNGEDVHLRILRHGDMIQVGRSVIIYGSEKQIAVRLAALRKQQEAQNGDLPDDDRTSGPGESVEAESSLEFELNWNAQQDDLQAAIYSLQPPELPERLSPAQAAQLAELMDYIHIRIRHLLVSVEVNERTENVVLEMREWQSLLDLQARLAVLLRSIGEPE; via the coding sequence ATGGCTAGCATCACGTTGCGGATTATTGACGGCGCCGATCGGGGAGCAGTCTACGAGGGGCTAGAAACACCCGTTTCTATCGGTCGCGAAGAGGGTAACACGCTACAGCTGAAGGACGACCGAGTCAGTCGCTTCCATCTAAAGATTCAGGAAGATCACAACAAGATCGTTCTAACCGATCTGGAAAGCACCAACGGAACTCGTGTTAACGGCGAAGATGTCCACCTAAGAATCTTGCGCCACGGCGACATGATTCAGGTTGGCCGCTCGGTCATTATTTACGGCTCGGAAAAACAAATCGCGGTGCGTTTGGCCGCACTTCGTAAGCAACAGGAAGCCCAGAACGGCGACCTTCCAGACGACGATCGCACCTCTGGCCCAGGCGAATCGGTCGAGGCGGAGTCGTCACTCGAATTCGAGCTGAACTGGAACGCTCAGCAAGATGATCTGCAAGCGGCCATTTATTCGTTGCAACCGCCGGAACTCCCGGAACGGCTTAGCCCCGCCCAAGCCGCACAGCTTGCCGAATTGATGGACTACATCCATATTCGCATCCGGCACTTGCTAGTTAGTGTGGAAGTGAACGAGCGGACGGAGAACGTGGTGCTGGAAATGCGCGAGTGGCAAAGTTTGCTCGACCTTCAAGCGCGACTAGCCGTTCTACTACGTAGCATTGGCGAGCCAGAGTAA
- a CDS encoding acyl carrier protein, which yields MTADQSGPSGDATKSAEEIQDWIIDYLAKELDAKPSSIDPSATFDSFALDSATAIGMTGDLENWLGKRIDPTIVYDYPTIEEFSNYLAGQ from the coding sequence ATGACTGCCGATCAATCCGGACCCTCCGGCGACGCAACCAAATCCGCCGAAGAAATCCAAGATTGGATTATCGATTATCTAGCCAAAGAGTTGGACGCCAAGCCTAGCTCGATCGACCCCAGCGCGACCTTCGATTCCTTTGCCCTAGATTCAGCCACCGCCATCGGTATGACCGGGGACCTGGAGAACTGGTTGGGAAAACGGATTGATCCTACGATCGTGTACGATTACCCCACGATCGAAGAGTTCTCGAACTATCTAGCGGGTCAATAA
- a CDS encoding 4'-phosphopantetheinyl transferase family protein, with protein sequence MIQLSTKPFPLPRPTRQLEIAQNELHLWRISLDEGIDSVDQLHKQLSDAEQLRAGKFFREAQAQQFVVYHAALRDILARYVGVRPSEIAYETGQFGKPNVVAVQADGIRFNLTHSGELAVIAVSRDAEVGVDIEQVREVRSFASMLQRCLSDAERKDICDQQEEDRHRHFLRFWTHKEAYLKAVGVGLRAPLDRLTLDLQAPEARKVVNHFNLFPEKPAIRLMELAPCEGFVGAVGSTHVESPEIKTFGWVSGRFGG encoded by the coding sequence ATGATTCAGCTTTCCACGAAACCGTTTCCACTGCCGCGTCCGACGCGTCAACTGGAAATCGCCCAAAACGAGCTTCACTTGTGGCGAATCTCCCTCGACGAGGGTATCGATTCCGTCGATCAGCTTCACAAGCAGCTCTCCGATGCCGAGCAGCTGCGCGCTGGGAAGTTTTTCCGGGAAGCTCAAGCTCAACAGTTCGTGGTCTATCATGCTGCCCTGCGTGATATCTTGGCGCGGTATGTTGGTGTGCGACCTAGCGAGATCGCCTACGAGACTGGCCAGTTCGGCAAGCCGAATGTTGTTGCCGTTCAAGCGGATGGTATTCGATTCAATCTGACCCATTCGGGCGAGTTGGCGGTCATCGCCGTCTCGCGAGATGCCGAAGTTGGCGTCGACATTGAACAGGTCCGAGAGGTTCGCAGCTTCGCTAGCATGCTCCAGAGATGCCTTTCCGATGCCGAGCGTAAGGACATCTGCGATCAGCAAGAGGAAGATCGTCACCGCCACTTCTTACGGTTCTGGACCCACAAAGAGGCGTATTTAAAGGCAGTCGGCGTGGGACTGCGAGCTCCGCTCGATCGGCTGACCCTTGATTTACAGGCTCCCGAAGCGCGTAAGGTCGTAAATCATTTCAATCTCTTTCCGGAAAAGCCGGCGATTCGATTGATGGAACTCGCACCGTGCGAAGGGTTTGTGGGTGCTGTTGGCTCGACGCATGTCGAGTCGCCTGAGATCAAAACGTTCGGTTGGGTCAGTGGTCGATTCGGCGGATAA
- a CDS encoding DUF1549 and DUF1553 domain-containing protein translates to MFQKALLTGLFLVGFALPAFAEESTNRIPAGKSIEKVTAFPEKLSLEGPFAYAQVLITAHLESGEQVDLTRLAKRVDTSGAVEVSESGLVSPLMDASGELVFEAAGQEVKIPYEVKDSHADYQADFVRDVTPAMSKMGCNQGTCHGAKDGKNGFKLSLRGYDPLYDHRALVDDVAGRRFNRAVPEQSLMLLKTTGVVPHVGGQLTKPGERHYEILENWIAGGVQLKLDSPKVAKIDLYPQNPTVPLPGMTQQFAVYATLTDGKVIDVTADSFISSGDIEVATADERGVLKLLRRGEAPVLARFDGAYDATTVTVMGDRTGFEWTEQPENNYIDELVDQKLQRVKVQSSGLCTDDQFVRRLYLDLTGLPPTADQVRTFLEDSRPSKEKRDALIDQLLGSGPYVEYWTNKWCDLLQVNQKYLGDPGVHALRNWVKNAVASNMPYDQMVYEILTASGSTLDHPASAYYKILRTPEDTMENTTQLFLAVRFNCNKCHDHPFERWTQSQYYHMSAFFAQIGRKEDKRFAGQRIGGSAVEGATPLVEVIYDTGSGEVKHQLTGKISEPEFPYQQDLAEDKGSRREELADWITDPNNQYFASSYVNRMWGYLLGRGIIEPIDDIRAGNPPTNPELLDALTKSFVESGFDTRHIMREICRSRVYQQSIKTNQWNEDDGINFSHAIPRRLPAEVLFDSIHQVTGSMYNLPQLPSGFRAAQLPGSDVSIPFLDDFGRPARESSCECERATGVMLGPVMKLVNGPVINNAISDSNNALSKLSKEIPDDSKLIDEVFLRFLGRHPSDEETKLGIDLLNQPTPDLAMAETALKNYRDELLAKMPQWEASLSRVASWTTMKMASGSSREGATFTSRDDQAVLVSGPLNKDLYEVVFDLPEGPLTGLRLEVLPDDSLPSKGPGRAPNGNFVINELTAEIRLADGKPSEKVSFGRSEATFSQAGWDVSGAVDGNLGSGWAVSPRFGEKHTALFEVDGDVSVPAGAKLVVRMDQQFQDSKHILGCFRLSATASERPVQLESNVPADIRAIVSKPADQRTDIEKEKLLTLYLSKDKTLKDLEAKQKQAAMLDSNRRLAGLQDLAWALINSPAFLFNR, encoded by the coding sequence ATGTTTCAAAAAGCCCTCCTCACCGGTCTGTTTCTGGTTGGTTTCGCCCTACCTGCCTTCGCGGAAGAATCGACCAATCGCATTCCCGCTGGCAAGTCGATCGAGAAAGTAACCGCCTTTCCGGAGAAGCTGAGTTTGGAAGGTCCGTTCGCCTATGCCCAGGTGTTAATCACAGCTCACCTGGAAAGTGGCGAACAGGTCGATCTGACGCGTCTGGCGAAACGAGTTGACACTTCCGGTGCGGTCGAAGTGAGCGAAAGCGGACTTGTCTCGCCGCTGATGGACGCCAGTGGCGAGTTGGTATTCGAGGCGGCGGGACAGGAAGTCAAGATTCCTTACGAGGTGAAGGATTCCCACGCCGACTATCAAGCCGACTTCGTTCGGGATGTCACCCCAGCGATGAGCAAGATGGGTTGCAACCAAGGAACCTGTCACGGGGCGAAGGATGGCAAGAACGGTTTCAAGCTGTCACTACGTGGTTACGATCCGCTGTACGATCACCGTGCCCTGGTCGACGACGTCGCTGGACGCCGCTTCAACCGAGCCGTGCCCGAGCAAAGCTTGATGCTACTGAAAACAACCGGTGTGGTTCCGCATGTTGGCGGTCAACTCACCAAGCCAGGCGAGCGACACTACGAAATCCTCGAGAATTGGATCGCCGGGGGTGTGCAGCTGAAACTTGATTCACCGAAAGTCGCCAAGATCGATCTCTACCCACAAAACCCAACCGTCCCGCTGCCCGGCATGACGCAGCAGTTTGCCGTCTATGCGACGCTGACCGATGGGAAAGTGATTGATGTGACCGCTGATTCGTTCATCAGCAGCGGAGATATCGAAGTTGCCACCGCCGATGAACGAGGCGTACTGAAACTGCTTCGACGTGGCGAAGCTCCCGTGCTCGCTCGCTTCGACGGAGCTTACGATGCGACGACCGTTACCGTGATGGGCGACCGTACTGGCTTCGAGTGGACCGAGCAGCCCGAGAATAACTACATCGACGAATTGGTAGATCAAAAGCTGCAGCGTGTGAAAGTGCAATCGTCCGGGCTCTGTACCGACGATCAATTCGTCCGCCGGCTCTATCTTGACCTGACCGGTCTTCCACCGACTGCCGACCAGGTTCGCACTTTCCTAGAAGACTCACGCCCATCGAAAGAAAAGCGAGATGCGTTAATCGACCAACTGCTTGGCAGTGGGCCGTATGTCGAGTACTGGACCAACAAGTGGTGTGATCTGCTCCAGGTCAATCAGAAATACTTAGGCGATCCTGGCGTGCATGCCTTGCGAAACTGGGTAAAAAATGCGGTCGCCTCGAACATGCCGTACGACCAAATGGTATACGAAATCTTGACCGCTTCCGGCTCCACACTCGATCACCCGGCTAGTGCTTACTACAAGATCTTGCGAACGCCGGAAGACACGATGGAGAATACGACGCAGCTATTCCTGGCGGTTCGCTTTAACTGCAACAAGTGCCACGATCATCCATTCGAGCGCTGGACGCAGAGTCAGTACTACCACATGTCGGCCTTCTTCGCTCAAATCGGCCGCAAGGAAGACAAGCGTTTCGCGGGTCAGCGTATTGGGGGCTCGGCCGTGGAAGGTGCTACGCCGCTTGTCGAGGTGATTTACGATACCGGCAGCGGGGAAGTGAAGCACCAATTGACCGGCAAAATCTCAGAACCGGAGTTCCCTTATCAACAAGACTTAGCCGAAGACAAGGGTTCGCGGCGTGAAGAACTGGCCGACTGGATCACCGACCCGAACAACCAATACTTCGCCTCGAGCTACGTGAATCGCATGTGGGGTTATTTGCTAGGCCGTGGCATCATCGAGCCAATCGATGATATCCGAGCCGGCAATCCGCCAACCAACCCAGAACTGCTAGATGCGTTGACGAAAAGCTTTGTCGAAAGTGGTTTCGACACACGTCACATTATGCGCGAGATCTGCCGTTCGCGCGTCTACCAGCAATCGATCAAGACGAATCAGTGGAACGAAGACGATGGCATCAACTTCTCGCACGCAATTCCACGGCGATTGCCTGCGGAGGTCTTGTTTGATTCGATTCATCAGGTTACCGGCAGCATGTACAACTTGCCGCAACTTCCTTCCGGCTTCCGGGCGGCTCAGCTGCCAGGTTCGGACGTGAGCATTCCCTTTTTGGACGACTTCGGTCGACCGGCTCGCGAAAGCTCGTGCGAGTGCGAACGAGCGACCGGCGTGATGCTTGGCCCCGTGATGAAGCTTGTCAATGGACCGGTCATCAACAACGCGATCTCGGATAGCAATAACGCGCTGTCAAAACTCTCGAAAGAGATCCCCGACGATAGCAAGTTAATCGACGAGGTCTTCCTCCGCTTCCTGGGTCGTCATCCGAGTGACGAAGAAACCAAGCTCGGAATCGATCTGTTAAACCAGCCGACGCCTGATCTGGCGATGGCGGAAACGGCACTGAAGAACTATCGCGATGAACTCCTGGCCAAGATGCCGCAATGGGAAGCGTCGTTGAGCCGGGTCGCCAGTTGGACAACCATGAAGATGGCCTCTGGCAGTTCACGTGAAGGGGCAACGTTTACTTCGCGCGACGACCAGGCAGTGTTAGTCTCAGGGCCGCTCAACAAAGATCTTTATGAAGTCGTTTTCGATCTCCCGGAAGGTCCGCTCACGGGGCTTCGCTTGGAAGTACTTCCAGATGACAGCCTACCTTCCAAGGGACCTGGCCGTGCTCCGAACGGCAACTTCGTGATCAACGAGCTCACGGCCGAGATTCGCCTGGCCGACGGCAAACCAAGCGAGAAGGTATCGTTCGGCAGGTCCGAAGCAACGTTCTCGCAAGCTGGCTGGGATGTAAGTGGCGCAGTCGACGGCAACCTTGGCAGTGGCTGGGCTGTTAGTCCCCGCTTTGGTGAAAAGCACACCGCACTTTTTGAGGTGGATGGAGACGTTTCCGTACCAGCTGGCGCCAAGTTGGTCGTGCGAATGGATCAGCAGTTCCAAGATAGCAAACATATTTTGGGCTGTTTCCGTCTGTCAGCGACCGCGAGCGAGCGTCCGGTACAACTGGAAAGCAACGTCCCGGCCGATATCCGTGCAATCGTCAGCAAACCTGCCGACCAGCGGACCGACATCGAGAAAGAAAAGCTGTTGACGCTTTATCTTTCCAAGGACAAAACGCTGAAGGACCTAGAGGCGAAACAAAAGCAAGCAGCAATGCTCGACTCGAATCGCCGCCTAGCCGGCCTGCAAGATCTGGCTTGGGCCCTGATTAATAGCCCGGCCTTCTTGTTCAATCGGTAA
- a CDS encoding ABC transporter ATP-binding protein: protein MLITHDLTKKYGKFLALDHANIEIAEGECCGVLGPNGAGKSTLFRLLMGFLSPSHGTATIGGRDCQHDKVGVHSLVSYLPGDVRLFDEMKGRDVLEFFADIHPRGNRDRSYATAKRLDLDISRRVGYMSTGMRQKLGLSIALSTDAPMLIMDEPTTSLDPNVRAEVIRMIGEAHKSGRTVVICSHVLSEIEDICNRAIIMRQGNVVHDQNLHDLARRHAVSFEFDKPLPSIPESLRDRIAGIRQSESQVTVETEGDLRDVMGWLAQLPLTNLKAQRLGLREVYDRYHAPESERAA from the coding sequence ATGCTAATAACGCACGATTTAACGAAGAAATATGGCAAATTCCTGGCCCTCGATCATGCCAATATCGAGATTGCCGAGGGAGAATGTTGCGGCGTTCTTGGGCCGAATGGGGCAGGGAAGTCAACTCTTTTCCGACTTCTGATGGGTTTTCTGAGTCCCAGCCACGGTACGGCAACCATCGGCGGGAGAGACTGCCAGCACGACAAGGTCGGTGTGCACAGCCTCGTCTCGTATTTGCCTGGCGACGTTCGCCTTTTCGACGAAATGAAGGGACGCGATGTCCTGGAATTCTTTGCCGACATCCATCCTCGTGGCAACCGCGATCGCTCGTACGCAACGGCCAAGCGACTGGATCTCGATATTAGTCGACGCGTGGGCTACATGAGTACCGGGATGCGGCAGAAACTGGGACTCTCGATTGCGCTCTCGACAGACGCGCCAATGCTGATCATGGACGAGCCAACCACCAGCTTAGATCCCAACGTGCGGGCCGAAGTGATTCGGATGATCGGTGAAGCCCACAAATCTGGACGTACCGTCGTGATTTGCTCGCACGTGCTCTCCGAGATCGAAGACATCTGCAACCGTGCGATTATTATGCGGCAAGGCAACGTGGTACACGACCAGAATCTGCATGATTTGGCCCGGCGGCATGCCGTCAGCTTTGAGTTCGATAAACCATTACCGAGTATTCCGGAGTCGCTGCGTGATCGGATCGCCGGCATTCGTCAATCGGAATCGCAAGTGACTGTGGAAACCGAAGGGGACCTCCGCGACGTGATGGGTTGGCTCGCGCAACTTCCTTTAACCAATCTCAAAGCCCAACGATTAGGCCTTCGCGAAGTGTACGATCGATATCATGCTCCAGAAAGCGAGCGTGCCGCATGA
- a CDS encoding ABC transporter permease subunit yields the protein MTLAMLRQVWRESRLLMLGCSIVLFIFCWIRVWLVGRIDMSRFQGILEILRPEFENFSPVDFEQALTYPGRVAFTFTEPMVVFLIVIWGIARGSDAVSGPLGRGTMEMMLSQPVSRFRYMMCKNVITLIGAMAIAVSAWAGMAGSIETTTVKRETQPIKMQIPLVKIEVEIPFTKDPNAPERTPLSDFVDKEDMLASALDLMSLGIFFGGFTTLMSSWDQYRWRTIAIATGFLIAQLLLRVMSLSVEDMAWLKYTTIFSLYEPEVLVSYAVHHRGAEWSFWFRPTPETWKLGGLAYISILTGGGLAGFGLATWIFCRRDLPAPV from the coding sequence ATGACGCTGGCAATGCTACGACAAGTTTGGCGAGAATCGCGACTATTGATGCTCGGCTGCTCGATCGTGCTATTCATCTTTTGCTGGATCCGAGTCTGGCTGGTGGGGAGAATCGACATGAGCCGTTTTCAGGGAATCCTGGAAATTTTACGGCCAGAGTTCGAGAATTTTTCGCCCGTCGACTTTGAGCAAGCCCTGACTTACCCAGGCCGTGTGGCATTTACGTTCACTGAGCCGATGGTCGTTTTTCTGATTGTGATTTGGGGTATCGCACGTGGCAGCGACGCGGTCAGCGGACCGCTGGGACGTGGCACAATGGAGATGATGCTCTCGCAACCAGTCAGCCGCTTTCGCTACATGATGTGTAAGAATGTCATTACGTTGATTGGTGCCATGGCGATCGCCGTGAGTGCTTGGGCTGGAATGGCCGGCAGTATCGAGACGACCACGGTTAAACGGGAAACGCAACCGATCAAAATGCAGATTCCCTTGGTGAAGATCGAAGTCGAGATACCGTTCACCAAAGATCCGAACGCGCCGGAAAGAACGCCTCTATCGGATTTCGTCGACAAAGAAGACATGCTTGCTTCGGCGTTGGATTTGATGTCACTAGGAATTTTCTTCGGCGGTTTCACCACGCTGATGTCTTCTTGGGATCAGTATCGATGGCGGACGATCGCGATTGCCACCGGGTTTCTCATCGCGCAGTTGCTCTTACGTGTGATGTCCCTTTCGGTTGAAGACATGGCATGGCTCAAGTACACAACCATCTTCTCTCTTTACGAACCGGAGGTTCTGGTCAGTTACGCTGTCCACCATCGGGGAGCGGAATGGAGTTTCTGGTTCCGCCCTACACCAGAAACCTGGAAATTGGGCGGCTTGGCCTACATCAGCATCCTGACCGGCGGTGGCCTGGCTGGCTTCGGTCTGGCGACATGGATCTTTTGTCGACGTGACCTTCCGGCCCCGGTATAA